The following proteins are co-located in the Castanea sativa cultivar Marrone di Chiusa Pesio chromosome 8, ASM4071231v1 genome:
- the LOC142607785 gene encoding uncharacterized protein At2g27730, mitochondrial gives MATRVATRFVSRRFSSSGKMLSEEEKAAENVYIKKVEQEKLEKLARKGPKPEEKPATSSGGSATDAKPTSSSSASGASTEKVSTDKHRNYAVLAGTITVLASLGWYLKGTAKKPEVQD, from the exons ATGGCGACAAGGGTAGCTACAAGATTTGTGTCTCGAAGGTTTTCCAGCAGTGGCAAAATGCTTAGCGAGGAGGAAAAAGCTGCTGAAAATGTTTACATTAAG AAAGTTGAGCAAGAGAAATTGGAGAAGCTTGCGCGGAAG GGCCCTAAACCAGAAGAAAAACCTGCCACAAGCTCAGGAGGATCGGCCACAGATGCCAAACCAACCAGCTCATCCTCAGCATCTGGAGCGTCAACTGAAAAAGTATCCACTGACAAGCACCGGAACTATGCAGTTCTAGCTGGTACTATCACAGTTCTCGCTTCTCTTGGATGGTACCTTAAAGGTACTGCAAAGAAGCCAGAAGTCCAGGACTGA